A DNA window from Pyrus communis chromosome 3, drPyrComm1.1, whole genome shotgun sequence contains the following coding sequences:
- the LOC137727626 gene encoding large ribosomal subunit protein uL2x: MGRVIRAQRKGAGSVFKSHTHHRKGPARFRSLDFGERNGYLKGVVTEIIHDPGRGAPLARVSFRHPFRYKKQNELFVAAEGIYTGQFIYCGKKANLVVGNVLPLRSIPEGAVVCNVEHHVGDRGTLARASGDYAVVISHNPDNDTSRIKLPSGAKKIVPSGCRAMIGQVAGGGRTEKPMLKAGNAYHKFRVKRNCWPKVRGVAMNPVEHPHGGGNHQHIGHASTVRRDAPPGQKVGLIAARRTGRLRGQAAANISKADK, encoded by the exons ATGGGAAGGGTCATTAGAGCTCAGCGTAAGGGTGCTGGTTCCGTCTTCAAGTCGCACACCCACCACCGCAAGGGTCCCGCCCGATTCCGGAGCCTCGACTTCGGCGAGCGCAACGGCTACCTCAAGGGCGTCGTCACCGAGATCATCCACGACCCGGGTCGCGGTGCCCCGTTGGCCCGCGTCAGCTTCCGCCATCCGTTCAGGTACAAGAAGCAGAACGAGCTCTTCGTCGCCGCCGAGGGCATATACACTGGACAGTTCATATACTGCGGGAAGAAGGCCAATTTGGTTGTTGGAAACGTGTTGCCTCTCAGATCGATCCCCGAGGGAGCCGTCGTCTGCAACGTCGAGCACCATGTCGGCGACCGTGGAACCCTAGCTAGGGCTTCTGGTGATTACGCCGTTGTTATTAGCCACAACCCTGATAACGATACTTCCAG GATCAAATTGCCCTCTGGTGCCAAGAAGATTGTTCCCAGCGGGTGCCGTGCTATGATTGGGCAGGTAGCAGGGGGAGGAAGAACTGAAAAGCCAATGCTCAAGGCTGGTAATGCTTACCACAAGTTCAGAGTGAAGAGGAACTGCTGGCCTAAGGTTCGCGGTGTGGCTATGAACCCAGTTGAGCATCCTCATGGAGGAGGTAATCACCAGCATATTGGACATGCTAGCACAGTCAGGCGCGATGCTCCTCCTGGGCAGAAGGTTGGTCTCATTGCTGCTAGGAGAACTGGTCGTCTCAGAGGACAAGCTGCTGCAAACATCTCTAAGGCAGACAAGTGA